In the Flavobacterium sp. 90 genome, CGGAATGGCAAATTGCTATCGAATTACAAAATAAATTCCCTGATTTACCATTAATCATCGATCCATCTCACATTACAGGAGATCGTAAAATGATTTTTGAAGTAACGCAAGAGGCTTTAGATTTGAACTACGATGGTATGATTATCGAAACGCACTACGATCCGGACAACGCTTGGTCTGATGCTGCTCAACAAGTTACTCCAGACGCTTTGAAACAAATCATTAAAGATTTGACGATTAGAAAAACGGATGATACTACAGATGAGTACAGTCAAAAAATGACTAAACTAAGAGCTAACATCGATGTTCTTGATGCTAACTTATTAGAGTTATTAGGAAAACGTATGAAAGTAGCTGACGAAATTGGTCAGGTGAAAAAAGATGCAAACGTAGCGATTCTTCAAAACAATCGTTGGAATGAAATCTTAGGAAAAATGATTCTTGAAGGTGAGAAAAAAGGTCTTACTGAAGAGTTTGTTTTAAGAATGTTCAAAGCAATTCACCAGGAAAGTATTGGTCACCAAGAGAAAATTTTCAACGCATAATTTTCTAAAAATATATAAGAGGTATAAGTTAATTTAAGTTTTATTAAAATTAGCTCTTAAGTTTTCTTATGTCACAATATTAAAAATAGATTGTTTTTTTTAAATCCCTATTTCTTCGAAAGAAGATTTGGGGATTTTTACATTATATAACATAGCCCAAGGTTTCAACCTTGGGAAGTGTAATGTTTGTTTTAAACCATTTCTTAAGGTTAAAACTGTGGGTTGTGGTTAAAATTATTCATTTATCTTTGCAAAGATTTAAGAGTGGAATCTAAACTCTAAAATCAGCAATCTAAAATTAAAGAATGACAGGACTCGTATATAAATCTACAGGAAGTTGGTACACGGTAAAATCTGAAAAAGGTGATTTTATAGAATGCCGTATGAAAGGGAAGTTTAGGATGAAAGGTATTAAAAGTACAAATCCTATTGCTGTGGGCGATATTGTAGATTATGAATTGGAAGAAACTTCAGATGCTGTAACGGGAACCATTTTTAATATTCACGAAAGAAAGAATTACATCGTTCGTAAATCGGTTAATTTATCGCATCAAATGCATATTATTGCGTCGAATATTGATCGCGTTTTTTTATTGATTACAATTAATAATCCACCAACAACCTTCAACTTTATTGATCGTTTTTTAGTAACTGCCGAAGCTTATAATATTGAAACTATTCTGGTATTTAATAAAATAGATACTTTTGATGAACCTACTCTTGAGGATCAATTGTATATGCAATATGTTTATCAGCAAATAGGTTATAAATGTCTTCGCGTTTCTTCGACTGAAATGAAAGGAGTTGAAGAATTAAAAGAAATGATGATTGGTAAAGTAAGCATGTTTTCAGGACATTCAGGTGTAGGGAAATCGACTTTGGTAAACGCAATGGAACCGTCTTTACATCTTAAAACCAAAAATATTTCTGAAGCCAGTAAACAAGGACAACACACGACGACTTTTGCCGAAATGTATGATTTATCTTTTAATGCAAAAATTATCGATACTCCGGGAATTAAAGGTTTTGGAATTGTTGATATGGAAAAAGAAGAAATCAGCGGTTATTTTCCTGAGTTTTTTAAATTAAAAGACCAATGTAAGTTTAACAATTGTCTACATAAAGAAGAACCGCATTGCGCTATTAAAGCTGCTTTAGAAAAAGACGAGATCGCTTGGTCACGTTACAATAGTTACTTAAAGATCTTGGAAGGCGATGACGAAAATTATCGTACGGATTCTTATGATGAAGATCGAAAAGCAAGTGACGAACTTAGAAAGTAATTGTTAATTATCAATTGTTGATTGTTAATTCCAAATCAAAAATTATCGACAAATTTTGACTGTAGAGATACATCGCATTGTATATAATGTTAGAATTTAAAATCTGTTTAATCCGTGTAATCTGTGGCCAATAAACTCCGCTGCATTAGATCAAAATAAAAATGAGAATTGTACTTCAAAGAGTTTCCGAGGCGTCTGTAACAGTAGAAGGCCAAAAAACAGCAGATATTCAAAAAGGATTATTGGTTTTAGTCGGAATTGAAGATGCCGACACTCAGGAAGATATTGATTGGCTTGTTGGGAAAATCATTAAAATGAGAATTTTTGGTGACGAAAATGATATAATGAACTGCTCAGTTCAGGATATTGATGGCGATATTATAGTTGTAAGCCAGTTTACACTTCATGCTTCTACAAAAAAAGGCAACCGTCCTTCTTATATAAAAGCTGCAAAACCTGAATTTGCGATTCCGATGTATGAAAATTTTGTAAAATCATTAGAAAAAGATTTTGATAAAAAAGTACAAACCGGAATTTTTGGTGCTGATATGAAGGTTAATCTCTTAAATGACGGGCCTGTAACAATTTTAATGGACAGCAAAAACCGAGATTAAAAAATAATTAGAGAAAGATTAAAAAATTCTTACACTAGTGTTAAAGGTTTCTAAAAATAATATATATTTGGCGAAATTACTTACTAATGAAAACTTCTGTTTTTGCGTTACTTTTCTTCTTTGTTACGCTTATTTCTTCTGCCCAAAAAGGCGAATATCCTGTTTCAAAAATCTCCGATAGTCTTAAAGAAAATGCCAATGCTGTAGTCCGTTTAGATCAAATGGATATTATTATTGCTTCACAGCGTAATATGACTTTGAAAACGCAGAGAGTTGTAACGGTTTTAAATGAAAAGGGTCTTGAGGATATCAATGCATTTCAGCATTATGATAAAACAACCGGTATCAAAAGTATCGAAGCAGTTGTTTACGATGAACTTGGTAATGAAATCAAAAAGATTAGAAAAAAAGATTTTAAAGATCAAAGTGCTGTTAGCGGAAGTACTCTTTTTTCAGATAGTAGAATAATTTATTTAGATTATACTCCAATTTCATATCCATTTACAATTATATATTCCAGCGAAGTCGAAACTTCAAACACTGCTTTTATTCCAAAATGGTATTTTTTAAGCGGTTATAATGTAAGTATAGAGAAATCCATCTTAAATGTTTCTTATCCAAATAACCTGGGATTTAAAAAGAAAGAATTTCAATTTTCTGATTTTAAAATAAATAAAACGGTAGACAGCGATACAAAACTTAGTTATAATGCTGTAAATATTTATGCCAGAAAAGGAGAAGATTACAGTCCTTCGGCAGAAGATCTTTTTCCTAAAGTTATGATGGGATTGGAGCATTTTCATCTAGAAGGTGTAGACGGAACTGCGACAACATGGGAAGCATTTGGTAAATGGTACAGCGAAAAAATTCTTGCGGGAACAACAGTCTTACCCGAAGAAACTGTAACGAAAATAAAAGCCTTGGTTGGTGATGAAAAAGATCCAATAAAAAAAGCAAAAATTATCTACGACTATGTTCAGAAAAAATCAAGATATGTAAATATTGCGATTGGTATTGGAGGCTGGAAACCTATGCTTGCTTCTGATGTAGATCGATTGGGATATGGAGATTGTAAAGCATTGTCAAATTACACAAAAGCACTTTTACAGACAGTCGACGTTCCTTCGTATAATACTATTTTATATGGAGATCGTTACAAGTCGAATATCCAATCTGATTTTGTTTCGATGCAGGGAAATCACATGATATTAGCAATTCCAAATGGAAATAATTATACATTTCTTGAATGTACAAGTCAGGATGATCCGTTTGGGTATCAAGGTACTTTTACAGACGACCGAGATGTTTTGGTTGTTAAGCCAGAAGGAGGAGTAATTGTTAGAACTACAATTTATGCTGATCCGGGTAATACACAAAAAGATAAAGGCTTTTATACTATTGATGAAAATGGAAATTTCTCCGGAGCAATTTCTGTTATTTCAGAAGGTTCACAATATAGTTCTAAAGCACAAGTTGAAACTTTACAGCCAACAGAAAAAGAAGCTCATTACAAGAAATATTGGGATAATATCAATAATTTGAAATTGGGGAAAATAACTTTTACAAACGATAAAGAAAATATTCGTTTTACAGAAGATATTCAGGTTAGTGCAATAAGTTACGCGACAATTTCTGCTAATAAGATGATTTTTGCAATTGATGCGTTCAATCAAAGTTCAGGTAATGTAAAAAGAATCCGAAATAGAAAGAATCCATTTCAAATTCAACGTGGTTATTTAGATACTGATGAAATCGAAATTAATCTGCCAACAGGTTTTTCCATTGAATTTTTGCCTGCAAATTTTGAACTAAAAGGCAAATTTGGAGAATACAAAACCGAAATCATTAAAAAAGAAAATAACAAACTGACCTACAAACGCTCTATGTTTTTAAATAAGGGAAAATATTCAAACAAAGAATACGATGAATATCGCCTTTTTATGGAACAAGTGTCAAAAAACGATAATGCCAAAATTATATTAACCAAGAATTAATTAAGAACTAATCAAATGAAATTTATTAAACTTTTTAGTCTTTCAATCCTTTTGTTGTTTATCTCAAAAGTAACAGCACAAGAATTTAAATTAGGAAAAGTATCTATTGCAGAACTGGAACAAAAAGTGCATCCTAAAGATTCGTCTGCAGTTGCCGCAATATTGTATAAAAAAGGAGAAGTAAGAATTGAATACGATCAAAATGAAGGATTTGTCACCTTCACAGATGTTGAAACCAGAATTAAAATTTACAAAAAAGAGGGTTATAATTGGGCTACTCAAGCAGTTTGGTATTATAACCAAAGTAGTTTTAAGGAACGAGTGTTTTTTACAGATGCGGTTACCTATAATTTAGTAAATGGTAAAATTGAAAAAACAAAGCTTAAAAGTGATGGTACTTTTGATGAAGTTTTAAATAAATATAGAGGGCAAAAAAAGATTACAATGCCTAATGTTAAAGAAGGATCTGTAATTGAGTTTAGATATACAATTAAATGTCCAAGTGACAGAATAATCAGAGATTGGGATTTTCAAACCTCTATTCCAGTAAATTACTCTGAATTTTCGACTTTTATTCCTGAATATTATGTTTTTAATTTAAGACAAAAAGGGTATATTTTTCCTAAAACTACTACAGTGAAAAATCCTAAATCAGTAGTGCTAACAAGCAAGGAAAGATCAGATAATGGGAATGTTTCTCATACTACTTTTTCAACAGGTAAGCTTGATTATGTAGAAACTCAAACGACATTTAAAGCAGTAGATTTTCCGGCAATGAAAGAAGAATCTTTTGTAAATAATATTGATAACTATCTTTCAAGTGTTGCACATGAATTATCGATGATAAAATATCCTAATTCAACAATGAAAGAATATTCAACAGATTGGAATTCGGTAGTTAAAACGATATACGACTATGATGATTTTGGACCTGAATTGAATAAAACAGGATATTTTGAAGATAATCTAAAAACGCTTCTGGTAGGAAAAAATACTCCTGAAGAAAAAATACAAACAATTTTAAGTTATGTACAATCCAATGTAAAATGGAATGGTTACATGGGCTATAGTTGTGATAGTGGAGTTAAAAAAGCGTATAAGGAAAAAACAGGAAATATAGCGGATATTAATTTAATGCTTACGGCTATGTTACGTTATTCCGGTTTAACAGCAAACCCGGTTTTAGTAAGTACACGTTCAAACGGAATCGCGCTATTCCCAAATAGAAATGCTTTTAATTATGTAATTGCAGCAGTTGAAACAGAGCAGGGAAATATTTTAATTGATGCAAGTGAGAAATTTTCTACTCCAAATGTCTTGCCTTTAAGAGTTTTAAACTGGTCTGGAAGATTGATTAGAAAAGATGGTACATCTCAGGAAATTGATTTAATGCCAAGTAAACCATCGAGCGACAATGTTTTCATGAATTATAGTATTGATGCTGACGGTAAAGTAACCGGAAAAACCAGAAGACAAAGTACAGATTATAATGCGATGATTACCAGAGATAATATGAGTAGTGTAAAAGAAGAAGAATATCTGGAGAAGCTTGAAAATTCAAATAATAAAATTGAGATTAGCGAATATATCAGAACAAACGAAAAAGACATTTTGTTGCCAACAATAGAAACATATTCGTTTACAGGAAATAATTTGTGTGAGGTAATTGGAGGGAAAATCTATGTAAGTCCAATGTTGTTTTTTACTAATGATGAAAATCCATTTAAACAAGAAGTTCGTGAATATCCGGTAGATTTTAGTTATCCTTTTTTAGATAAATATAATATTACAATTCAAATTCCAGAAGGATTTGCTGTTGAAACTTTGCCTGCACCGGCAATTCTTAATATGGAAGATAATTTAGGAACTTTTAAATTTAATATTGCGGCCAGTGGCAATGCATTACAGTTGAGTATCGCACATCAAATAAATGATGCTGTAGTTTCTGCTGAAAAATATGAAATGCTAAAAGAATATTACAAAGTAATGATTGCCAAAGAAACAGAAAAGATCGTTTTAAAGAGAATATAACATGAAATCTCAAAGTATAGTAATCGTTTTTTTATTTTCAATTTTAAGTGTTTCTAAAATAAATGCGCAAAATCAGGAATTAGGGAAAGTTACTATTGCTGAATTACAGGAAAAAGTACATCCAAAAGATACTACTGCTCCCGCAGCAATTTTATTCAAAAAAGGAAAAACGTTTTTGACTTACAACAAAGACAGAGGATTCTCAGTAAACAACATTTATGAATTTAAGATCAAAATTTATAAAAAAGAAGGACTGGATTGGGCAAATCAAAAAGTACGTTTCTACATTGGATATGAAAGTCTAAATGAAGACAGAGTAGACTTTTCAGATGCCGTAACTTATAATTTGGAAAACGGAAAAATTGTAAAAACGAAACTTGACAATCAAGGTAGTTTTACAAAAAATATAAATAAATACTGGAGCGAAAAAATAATAACGTTACCAAATGTAAAAGAAGGCTCAATAATAGAATACAAATATGTTCTTAGATCCGAAAACATTGTTAAGCTTCCGGATTTTCAAATTCAGTATGATGTTCCGTTAAATTATTTCGAGTATAAAACCGAAATTCCGGAAATGTATATTTATAAACCAATTTTGATTGGCAGACAACCCATTGTTACTGATTCTAAATTGATTAATGCAGGTCAGAGTTTTGAAAACGAACACAATCAAACCGCCAGACTTTCGTACAGACAAATTAATTCGACCTATTCAGGAAAAGATATTCCGGCACTTACAGAAGAACCTTATGTAAATAACCCTGTTAATTACCGAGGATCAATTCAGCATGAATTAGAAAGAATTAGATATGTTGATCAGCCGGATAAAGATTATACGGTTACCTGGGAAGGTGTAGCAACAACAATTTTTAAAGATGAAAATTTTGGAAAAGAACTTAATGAAAGAAGCTTTTTCCTTCAGGATGTAAAGCGATTATTAGCTAATGTTGAAGCGCCAGGCGAAAGGTTAGATATCATCTTCAAGTTTGTTCAGAATAAAATGAATTGGAACGAAACCAGAGGATGTTATACAGATAAAGGTGTCGTAAAAGCTTATAAAGATCAGACTGGAAATGTAGCTGAAATCAATTTTATCTTGATTGATATGCTTAAAATTGCGGGTATAGATGCAAATCCGGTTTTAGTAAGTACAATCGAAAACGGAGTTCCTGTTTATCCAACACGTACAGGATTTAATTATGTAATTGCCGCTGCCGAAATCGACGGAAAACAAATACTTCTGGACGCAACTAATAAATTTACTGCGCCTAATATTTTACCATTCAATGTTATAAACTGGAAAGGAAGATTGATTAAGAAAGATGGCACTTCGCAGGAAATTAATTTAGATCCAGTTATCCCATCTCGTGAAATATCCAGTTTGATGGTTAAGATGGATGCCAAGGGAAAAATGGAAGGGAAAGTTAGAATTCAAAGAACAGACTATGACGCTTATAATTTTAGAGTTCGAAATGCAGACAAGAACGAAGAAAGCTATCTTGAAAAATTTGAAGAAGAATTAGGAGGTTTAAAAATTTCAAATTATACCGTTGAAAATAAAAAGACAAATTTATCAGGTCCGGTTTTAGAGACTTTTGCATTTACTTCAGAGAATCAATCGGATATTATAAAAGATAAAATTTTTATCAATCCGTTATTGTTTTTTACCAGAAGTAAGAATCCTTTTAAACAGGAAAACAGGCAAATGGCTATTTATTTTGGATATATTACAATGGAAAGGTTTGCTGTAAATTTAGAAATTCCCGAAGGATATATGGTAGAGTCTTTACCGGCTCCCGTTCGTGTTACCTTAGGAGATAAAGAAATAGTATTCTCACTGAACACTTCAAGTGATGGAAATAAAATTCAAATTTTGAGCACAAAAGAAATTAACAGTAGTATTTTTGCAGCTGACGCATATCAGGGATTAAAAGATCTCTTTCAGAAAATGATTGCAAGTCAGAACGAAAAAATTATTCTTAAAAAAATTTAATCATGGATTTGAAAAATGCACAACTTGATGTTGATACCTGGATAAAAGAACACGGAGTTCGCTATTTTAACGAATTGACCAATATGGCGCAGCTTACAGAAGAAGTTGGTGAAGTTGCCAGAATTATTGCACGCAGATATGGTGAACAATCTGAGAAAGAAAGTGATAAAAATAAAGATTTAGGAGAAGAATTAGCTGATGTTGTTTTTGTGGTTTTATGTCTTGCCAACCAAACAGGAATTGATTTACAAGCTGCTTTTGATAAAAAAATGGACTTAAAATCAGTTAGAGACAAGGATCGTCATAAAAACAACGATAAATTAAAATAATTGTGAAATATCACTCATAAGCTTTGAATTATGAGTTTTGAATTTTGAATTATGAGTGTGGAGTGGTAAATTGCGTGGCGAATTACGTTTCTAATCATTCCTAATTCATAAATATACAATTTACAATTAAAAAAATGAATTTACTACTCCAGACAACTCAACATAATTTACAAGGACAAATTGCTGTAACAGGATCAAAAAGCGAGACAAATCGTTTATTGTTGTTAAAAGCATTGTTTCCAAATATTACATTGGCAAATACTTCAAATTCTGATGATAGCGAAGTAATGCAAAAAGCCTTAATAGGCAATGACGAAATTGTTGACATTCATCACGCAGGAACGGCAATGCGTTTTTTGACAGCTTATTTTGCTGTTAATGAAGGTCGCGAAGTAGTGATGACAGGTTCAAGCAGAATGCAGGAACGCCCAATAAAAATTCTAGTAGAAGCTTTAGGACAATTGGGAGTTGAAATCTCTTATGAAAAAGAAGAAGGTTATCCGCCAATTAGAATTAAAGGAAAAAAAGTAACCGCTTCAAAAGTTACTTTGGCAGCAAATGTGAGCAGCCAATATATTTCGGCACTTTTACTTGTAGCTTCAAAATTAGAAAATGGTTTAGAATTGACATTAGAAGGAGAAATTACTTCCATTCCTTATATTAAAATGACTTTGGCTTTGCTAAACGATTTAGATATTCAAACCAGTTTTGAAGGAAATGTAATTAAAGTTTTTCCAAAAGCTGCAGTTGAAACCAAAGAAATGGTTGTAGAATCAGATTGGAGTTCAGCATCTTACTTTTTTAGTTTGGTAGCTTTGGCTGATACAGCTTCAATCACTTTAAGCAGTTACAAAGAAAATAGTTTACAAGGAGATTCAGAATTAGTGTCGCTTTATGAAAATCTGGGAGTGAAAACGACTTTCCAAGACAATAAAATGACTTTGGTGAAACAAGAAAATTTTAAATTCGAAACTGTAAACTTTGAATTAAATAATACCCCAGATATTGCACAAACTATCGTGGTAACTTGTTTAGGTTTGGGAATTGGCTGTCATTTAACGGGTCTTCATACTTTAAAAATCAAAGAAACAGATAGACTGGAAGCTCTTAGAATCGAGTTGACAAAACTAGGAGCAAATATTTCTGTTACCAATGATAGTTTGACTTTAACAGCTTCAGAAAATATCAATCATAATGTAAAAATTGCCACTTACAACGATCACCGTATGGCAATGGCATTTGCACCATTAGCTTTAAAAGTACCAATTATTATTGAAAATGCTGAAGTAGTTTCTAAGTCATACCCTGATTTCTGGAACGATCTAAAAGAATTAAACTTCCAAATTTCAGAATTGTAAAAATTTTAAATCATATAAGTGATATAAGTTCATTTAATAAAATGAGCATAATTTAAATAGCCCCTAGTTTTAACTAGGGGTTTTGTTTTTTGATTCTATCTAAAATCTTTGGATTTAGCCAAATAAAAACACATACATTTTTTTTAAGAATCTGGATTAAATGAACTTATATTACTTATATGGTTAAAAAAAGGATAAAAACTCCATTTTTAATCAACGCCAAGTAGTAGCAAATCAGCGACTTTTGAAAATAAACATCAAAACACTTGACAACGCCTATCTCACAGTCGTATATTTGCACACGATTAAAAATCAGGTATTCAAATAATCCGGATTGAAATCTATAACTCATAACTTTCTCAAATGAAATTATCACATTTTCAGTTTAATTTACCGAAAGAACTTTTAGCGGAATTCCCGGCAGAAAATAGAGACGAATCTCGTTTAATGGTAATCGATCGTCAAAAACAAACTATAGAACATAAAATGTTTAAAGATGTTATCAATTATTTTGATGACGGAGACGTTTTGATTCTTAACAATACTAAAGTTTTCCCTGCACGTTTGTACGGAAACAAAGAAAAAACAGGAGCAAGAATTGAGGTTTTCTTATTAAGAGAATTAAATTCAGAGCAACGTCTTTGGGACGTTTTAGTTGATCCGGCTAGAAAAATCCGTATTGGAAACAAACTTTATTTTGGTGACGACGATTCATTAGTTGCTGAGGTAATTGACAACACGACTTCTCGTGGTAGAACTTTACGTTTTTTATATGACGGTTCTTACGAAGAATTCAGAAACAAATTGACAGAACTTGGAGAAACTCCAATTCCTAAATACATCAATAGAGAAGTAACTGCAGAAGATGCTGAAAGATACCAAACTATTTATGCAAAAGAAGAAGGAGCTGTAGCTGCACCAACTGCTGGTTTACACTTCTCGAAACACCTTTTGAAAAAATTAGAAATCAAAGGAGTTAATTTTGCAGAAGTAACATTACACGTTGGTTTAGGAACTTTTAATCCGGTTGAGGTTGAAGATTTATCAAAACACAAAATGGATTCTGAGGAATTGATTATTAATCAGGAAGCATGTGATATTGTAAATGCTGCAAAAGCAAGCAGAAAACGTATTTGTGCTGTTGGAACAACTTCAATGCGTGCAATTGAAAGTTCTGTTTCTTCTCAAAATACTTTAAATCCTTATGAAGGATGGACAAATAAATTTATTTTCCCTCCTCATGATTTTAGTATTGCAAACTGTATGATTACAAATTTCCATACACCAAAATCAACATTATTAATGATGATTTCTGCTTTCTGTGGACATGATTTAATGAAAAGAGCATACGAAGAAGCAATCAAAGAAGGATATAAATTCTATTCTTACGGAGATGCAATGTTAATTCTTTAATTAGAATTTATCTTATAAAGAGAACCCGACAAGTTTTAAAACCTGTCGGGTTTTCTGTTTTTTAATAGTTTTGTTCCAAGTTCGTTATGAAATATTAAATGCAAAGCTTCGCGAACTTAGCGTTTGTAAACGTTAAACTAGATAAAAGTCCTTTGCTCCCGATAGCTATCGGGATTGCGGTTAAATCTCCAAAGCATATCAACGCAAAACTTAAAACATGAAACAAAACAAACAAAATTTGTTATTTTAGCAGACAAAACAAAAACACGATGACTTTTCAAAATACACGCGAATTTGCACGAGAGCTTGATTCGCAAGACACATTAAATCATTATCAGGATCAATTTATTTTTCCAAAAGTAAATGACAAACGAGTTATTTATTTTACAGGGAATTCTCTTGGATTACAGCCAAAACGTACAAAAGCTTACATAGATGAAGTAATGAACGATTGGGCAGATCTTGCAGTCGAAGGGCATTTTTATGCGAATAAACCATGGTGGGATTATCAGGAAAGATTTGCAGAACCATTGAGTAAAATTGTTGGTGCCTTGCCATCAGAAGTTACGGTAATGAATACTTTGACCGTAAATCTTCACTTATTGATGGTTTCTTTTTATCAGCCAAAAGGGAAACGTTATAAAATTATCTGTGAAGAAAAAGCATTTCCTTCAGACCAATATATGTTTCAGAGTCAGGTTCATTTTCACGGTTATAAAACAGAAGATGCAATTGTAGAAATTAAACGTCGTGAAGGAGAACATAATATTCGCCTTGAAGATGTTCTGGCAAAAATTGAAGAAGTTGGTGATGAGCTGGCTTTAGTTTTAATTGGTGGAGTAAACTATTATACCGGACAAGTTTTCGATATTAAAACAATTACTGAAGCAGGACAAAAAGCCGGAGCAAAAGTAGGTTGGGATTTGGCACACGCTGCCGGAAACATCAAACTAGAACTTCATGATTGGAATGTAGATTTTGCTGCTTGGTGTAGTTATAAATATATGAATTCAGGACCAGGAAATGCTTCTGGCTGTTTCGTTCACGAAAAACACCATAATAATCCTGACTTACCAAGATTTGCAGGTTGGTGGGGACACAATAAAGAACGCCGTTTTAAAATGGAACCTAATTTTGATCCCGTTCACGGAGCAGATGGCTGGCAGATTAGTAATTTACCGGTTCTTTCTTTAGCGCCGTATTTAGCCTCAGTAGAAATGTTTGCAGAAGTTGGAATGGATGCTTTGATCAAAAAAAGAGATCATATTACTTCATACTTAGAATTCATATTACACGAAATCGATAAAGAAGTAAAAGGTAATTTCGAAATTATCACACCTTCAAATCCAATAGAAAGAGCGTCTCAATTGTCTGTTTTTTTACACGGAGAAGGAAGAAGTTTATTCGAATACTTAATGAAAAACGGAGTTATTACAGATTGGCGTGAACCAAATGTAATTCGTTTAGCACCAGTTCCTCTTTATTGCTCTTATGAAGATATGTTTGATTTTGGACAAATTCTGAAAAAAGGAATTTTAGGGAAGTAAGTTAGAGCAATTTCTCGCAAAGTCGCAGAGTCGCAAAGTGTTTTAAGGCAGTGCCTAAGTGCTGTTTGTCATTTCGACGAAGGAGAAATCACACACGAAATTCCGTACCTAGAATCGCCAATCTTTGTCGATTTTCTAGTGTGATTTCTCCTTCGTCGAAATGACATAAAATGAGGAAAAACTTTGCGACTTTGCGGCTTTGCGAGATTTTTTATGCGGATAAAAGAAAAATCTGCTTAATCTGCAAAATCTGCGAGAACAAAAAAACGTCTCATCCACGTCCCAATTCATTACAATCTTTAAATTCTGTAACCATTTGATAAAATCATGTAACTTCATCAAAAGAGATCTCCTTTACTTTGTAGTGTAATAATTTTAAAAACTACAATCATGAAAGCCTTATATATTTTATTCGCCGCTTTATCAATTGTTTCCTGTCAAAACCAAGGACAAGGAAAAGAGGATATCAATAAAGCAAAACAAGCTAGCATTGATTCAATGAAAGTCGAAATAAATAGACAGAGAGTTATTGATTCGATGCGAACAGAGATGGCCAATTTGAGAGAGGAAAGAAGTCAAGAAAAAAGAATTGAGTCTCAAAAAGTTGTAGTAGTACACCAACAAGCTGATGGAACTGCAACAACAACTACAACCAAAAAGAAAGGTTGG is a window encoding:
- a CDS encoding bifunctional 3-deoxy-7-phosphoheptulonate synthase/chorismate mutase type II — protein: MENKKEMRKWLEDFNLNHPLVIAGPCSAETEDQVLKIAHELKDSKVSVFRAGIWKPRTRPGGFEGVGEIGLKWLQKAKAETGLLMGTEVATAAHCKLALEHDIDVLWVGARTTANPFAVQEIADTLKGTDKIVLVKNPVNPDLALWLGGVERLHMAGIEKLGVIHRGFSTYEKTKYRNIPEWQIAIELQNKFPDLPLIIDPSHITGDRKMIFEVTQEALDLNYDGMIIETHYDPDNAWSDAAQQVTPDALKQIIKDLTIRKTDDTTDEYSQKMTKLRANIDVLDANLLELLGKRMKVADEIGQVKKDANVAILQNNRWNEILGKMILEGEKKGLTEEFVLRMFKAIHQESIGHQEKIFNA
- the rsgA gene encoding ribosome small subunit-dependent GTPase A — protein: MTGLVYKSTGSWYTVKSEKGDFIECRMKGKFRMKGIKSTNPIAVGDIVDYELEETSDAVTGTIFNIHERKNYIVRKSVNLSHQMHIIASNIDRVFLLITINNPPTTFNFIDRFLVTAEAYNIETILVFNKIDTFDEPTLEDQLYMQYVYQQIGYKCLRVSSTEMKGVEELKEMMIGKVSMFSGHSGVGKSTLVNAMEPSLHLKTKNISEASKQGQHTTTFAEMYDLSFNAKIIDTPGIKGFGIVDMEKEEISGYFPEFFKLKDQCKFNNCLHKEEPHCAIKAALEKDEIAWSRYNSYLKILEGDDENYRTDSYDEDRKASDELRK
- the dtd gene encoding D-aminoacyl-tRNA deacylase; protein product: MRIVLQRVSEASVTVEGQKTADIQKGLLVLVGIEDADTQEDIDWLVGKIIKMRIFGDENDIMNCSVQDIDGDIIVVSQFTLHASTKKGNRPSYIKAAKPEFAIPMYENFVKSLEKDFDKKVQTGIFGADMKVNLLNDGPVTILMDSKNRD
- a CDS encoding DUF3857 domain-containing protein, producing MKTSVFALLFFFVTLISSAQKGEYPVSKISDSLKENANAVVRLDQMDIIIASQRNMTLKTQRVVTVLNEKGLEDINAFQHYDKTTGIKSIEAVVYDELGNEIKKIRKKDFKDQSAVSGSTLFSDSRIIYLDYTPISYPFTIIYSSEVETSNTAFIPKWYFLSGYNVSIEKSILNVSYPNNLGFKKKEFQFSDFKINKTVDSDTKLSYNAVNIYARKGEDYSPSAEDLFPKVMMGLEHFHLEGVDGTATTWEAFGKWYSEKILAGTTVLPEETVTKIKALVGDEKDPIKKAKIIYDYVQKKSRYVNIAIGIGGWKPMLASDVDRLGYGDCKALSNYTKALLQTVDVPSYNTILYGDRYKSNIQSDFVSMQGNHMILAIPNGNNYTFLECTSQDDPFGYQGTFTDDRDVLVVKPEGGVIVRTTIYADPGNTQKDKGFYTIDENGNFSGAISVISEGSQYSSKAQVETLQPTEKEAHYKKYWDNINNLKLGKITFTNDKENIRFTEDIQVSAISYATISANKMIFAIDAFNQSSGNVKRIRNRKNPFQIQRGYLDTDEIEINLPTGFSIEFLPANFELKGKFGEYKTEIIKKENNKLTYKRSMFLNKGKYSNKEYDEYRLFMEQVSKNDNAKIILTKN